From Schistocerca americana isolate TAMUIC-IGC-003095 chromosome 9, iqSchAmer2.1, whole genome shotgun sequence, the proteins below share one genomic window:
- the LOC124551126 gene encoding transcription factor GAGA-like isoform X1: MEPSTDFHFTWDNHQATLLTVFDTLLANEKLADCTVSVEGKSIKAHKVILAACSPYFERVFTENHEKHPIIILPDVKFRVMKALLDFMYHGELNIQQDDLGSVLRLSESFQLRGLSGNVYISDMHTQREDGGSQLLISAENQSSQPTILSVFTLCSQETSEMEMMNSFEEDPRPHSSQKNSCVETGSVIRASCNHKKLAVYCSSDRGTGSASLNEEINIGVETFQISDAEETLPLLATETDESDCCAISAHPTNSQLQGSVKRARNTERVTKEDSLVTLNSALTPGVAFDQVTCSEGTIGQVAHETKFADQVGKHLRITSGVTLSGGADGNGSANHSDVRMTVDRTVTDVSARRGRAVKHQPVQSQKKCKGKRYTKFKCYSCGKSYVNRSGLVRHFLYECGKDPQFECPRCKLRFFQKRSFEETYVNSPLSKLSAG; this comes from the coding sequence ATGGAGCCTAGCACTGACTTTCATTTTACCTGGGACAACCACCAGGCAACTTTATTGACAGTTTTTGATACTCTCTTGGCTAATGAGAAACTAGCTGATTGCACAGTCAGTGTTGAAGGAAAGTCCATTAAGGCACACAAAGTAATTCTTGCAGCCTGTAGTCCATATTTTGAACGGGTATTTACTGAGAATCATGAGAAGCACCCCATAATTATACTGCCAGACGTAAAGTTTCGGGTAATGAAAGCTTTACTGGACTTCATGTATCATGGGGAACTGAACATACAACAAGATGACCTCGGAAGTGTGCTGAGGCTCTCAGAGTCCTTCCAGTTGAGGGGGCTATCAGGTAATGTGTACATTAGTGACATGCACACCCAGAGAGAAGATGGAGGAAGCCAGTTGCTTATCTCTGCTGAAAATCAGTCTTCACAACCTACTATTTTGTCAGTGTTTACACTATGTTCTCAGGAAACTAGTGAAATGGAAATGATGAATTCATTTGAGGAGGATCCCCGCCCTCATTCCTCGCAGAAAAATAGCTGTGTGGAAACAGGTTCAGTTATAAGAGCGAGTTGCAATCACAAGAAGTTGGCTGTATATTGTAGTTCCGATCGAGGTACAGGTTCGGCCTCATTAAATGAAGAAATTAATATTGGTGTCGAAACATTTCAGATTTCTGATGCAGAAGAAACATTACCTTTACTTGCCACTGAGACTGACGAATCTGACTGTTGTGCAATTTCTGCCCATCCTACAAATAGCCAGTTGCAAGGGTCTGTTAAGAGAGCTAGAAATACTGAGAGAGTCACAAAAGAAGATTCTCTGGTGACTCTTAACTCTGCACTAACTCCGGGAGTAGCGTTTGATCAGGTTACGTGCAGTGAAGGAACTATAGGTCAAGTGGCCCATGAAACAAAATTTGCAGACCAAGTTGGTAAACACTTGAGAATAACAAGCGGTGTTACACTCAGTGGTGGTGCTGATGGTAATGGCAGTGCTAATCATAGTGATGTACGTATGACAGTCGACCGCACAGTTACAGATGTTTCTGCCAGGAGAGGAAGAGCAGTAAAGCATCAGCCAGTGCAGTCGCAGAAAAAGTGTAAGGGAAAGCGatacacaaaatttaaatgttatTCGTGTGGGAAGTCATATGTAAATCGTAGTGGTCTGGTGAGGCATTTCTTGTACGAATGTGGAAAAGACCCTCAGTTTGAGTGTCCACGCTGCAAGCTGCGGTTTTTTCAGAAGAGATCATTTGAGGAGACATATGTTAACTCGCCGTTGTCGAAGCTATCTGCAGGTTGA